GCATTACATGCAGTGAATGAGCTCAAATGTGACAGGCCGATCTAAGAGAGGAACGCCGCAGCTTTTCACACCATCTGTAGAGAGAACGGCAGTCTTACTGCTTTATAAATGTGCATTCTGTAATCCAGGAACCCCCTTATTAAGAGACTTTTTCCATTTCCTCTCTAACATGCCCTCTGTTGGCAGAACAGTCTGGGACCAGAGGAAACCTGCGCCAGCCACTATGACCCGATTTTCCCCTTAAAATGTGTAGCTCTGGAACACATACTGCCCCACTTCCActctgaaatgttttatttacaattataCCTCAATTATATATTCTCATACAACATACACAAGCATGGACAACCTCCCACGCGTTTACCTGTTCAGTTCCCTGTTAAAATAAACAGGTTAACCTACAGAAACCCAAGCATTGACACTGataaagtattttcttttttcctccttgAAAGTGCTTTTTGCAATACAAATCAGAGTGTCAGCTACTGTTAAGTGTAgttcttttaacttttttaataataaaataaaaaggcattattgaattgctttaaacaaacgttgcaattctgctacactgggtctctgagggttaaaccAGCCTATGATGGGTTGCTGGTCTGagctggtttaaaggaatagttcacccaagaatacACATTcttaaaatcatttactcaccctcatgttgttccaaatctgtttgactttatttcttcaatggaacacataaggaggcAAATcattaacctcagtcaccatttacttttattgtatcttttttccatgcaataaaagtgaatggtgactaagactatcattctgccaaacatcaccTTTTGTTGGGGTCTCAGCCTAACCAGCTAACAGGTGCCCAAAACCTTAGGCTGGTCtaagcttgttttgtttttgttgttgttgttgttgttgtttagcaGGGCTAATAGGTACAGACTTTTACTTtaggccaaaaaaaataaataaataaataaaaaaaacatctgttaaaAAAAGCATCAAACATaagttttttaaacagtttttaacagatgcttttaaaaattgtaatcttgTATTTTAGGACAAATGGTAAGCAAATTGGAATGATTGAGCACATTTGTGTCAATTCAGCCAACAAATGACAAACAATGACAACTGAAatcttttttacaaaatattttaagctttaaacAAAATCTGTAAACCATTTTAACAAGTTTTCCTTCTATTCTTCTCTGTTGCCAGATTGAAACTGCTCATCGATCACGGAAAGGCGTACCAGGAGAGAAAGGAAGAAGAGAACTGTCAAACTGTGACAAATCTGAAGGACGAGTTAACCAAGCTGAAGTCCTTCACCCTGCTGGTTGTGGATGAACAGCAGCATCTCACAGAGCAACTGAACCAACAGACCACACGAGTCCAGGAGCTCCAGAACACTGTCACTCAAACTCAAGAGGAGCTGAGCTCCGCCCACACCCACCTGCAAGAGGAGAAGAGCAAAGTTCTGCGTCTGGAGGAGGAGTTACGCAACCAGACCTACCATTTCCACCAAGAGCAGGAAGCCATGATGGCCAAACTGACCAATGAAGACGCCCAAAACAGACAGCTGCGACAGAAACTCTCTGCGCTCAGCCGACAGTTAGATGAGCTGGAAGAAACCAACAAGACCCTGCACAGAGCTGAGGAGGAACTGCAGGAGCTACGAGACAAAATGAGCCAGGGTGAGTGTGGAAACTCCAGTCTGGTGTTGGAAGTGGAGGAGTTGAGGAAACGAGTACTGGAAATGGAGGGGAAGGATGAGGAGCTGATCAAGATGGAGGACATTTGCAGGGAGCTGAACAGGAAGCTGGACAAAGAGTCGAGCCAAAGCTGCAGCTTAAAAGCAGAAGTGGATAAGCTGAATCACAGAATCCTGGAGCTGGAGAAGCTGGAGGATGCCTTCAGGAAGAGCAGACAAGAGTGCAGTTCACTGAAGAGCAACCTGGAGAAAGAGCGGACCATGACCAAACACATGTCCGGTGAACTAGATGTGCTCAGAGTCAGGATCAAAGAGCTTGAAGCTGCCGAGGTTAATTTGGAGAAAACAGAGCTGATGCTGAAAGAAGATCTGAAAAAGCTGAAAACCCTGACCGTCATGCTCGTGGACGAGAGGAAAGCTATGGCAGAAAAACTGAAGCTGATGGAGGACAAGGTACAAAACAGCACTGGCAAACTGCAAGCAGAACAAGACATGGTCAACACTGTCACTGAAAAGCTGATTGAAGAAAGCAAGAAAGCTTTGAGGTCAAATGCTGAACTCGAAGAGAAGATGTGTATGGCCACTAGAGAAAGGGATGAGCTCAAAGCAAAGCTGAAAACTGAAGAAGAGAAAAACAGTGACCTTCAGTCCAAAGTTGGCATGATGAAGAAGAGACTTCAGTCGCTTGAGGCTGTCGAGAGGGAATTCTTGAGGAACAAGTCCAAAGAGGAGCACATCAAGTCTCCAGTTCCTTACCGCTACCAACAAGAAGACAACAGAGTGAAAGATTTGGCCCAGGAAGTGGAGCGCCTCAGGAGAAAGCTGAAGGAGAAGAAGATGGTGGAGGGTGGTCTTCTGAAGACGGAGGACGAGTTTGAATCACTAGAAAAGAGATATTCCAATGAGCAGGAACGGGCGAAAACCCTCATGGAGGAACTGGAGATGTCCAGGAAGGAGCTGTCCAAGTACCAGCTGGCTGAGAAAGAAGAATCCAACCAAGAGCACATCCTGTATAAGCGTCTGAAAGAGGAAGAGGCAAAATCCAGTCATCTGACCCGAGAGGTAGAAGCCCTGAAAGAGAAGATCCTCGACTATATGGGTACAGAAGAGTCCATCTGCCACTTGAAAACAGACCACTCGTCCCTACAGAGAAAACTCATCCAGCAAGAAGTGCGCAACAAAGAGCTGGCCAGAGAAATGGAGACCCTCACTCAAGAGTTAGAGAGATACCGGCGTTTCAGCAAAAGCCTTCGGCCGGGCATGAATGGAAGACGTTTCTCAGATCTCCAGATCGCCACAAAAGAGGTGCAGACAGACCCAACAGACAATCTGTCCCCAAACTacaagagtcttccaccactggAACGCGCACTGGTCAATGGCAAGTTGTATGTGGAGAGCAATCCAGAGGACAAAGACAATTACAATGAGATAAAATGCAGTCCATCACTCATTAACAATGTCAACAATCTCAACAACAATATGAGACGAGTTAGAGGACCTTTCCTGAAAGCTAGAGACACAAATCACCCAATGAACGGCAAGATACAAGCAAGGCAGAATGGCAGTCATGACCAGCAAGGGGACGTGGTCCTTACGCATAGTCCAGGTCAACCTCTCCATATCAAAGTGACCCCTGACCACAGCCACAACACGGCCACTCTCGAGATCACCAGTCCCACCACAGAGAATGCCCAGTCCTACACGAGTACAGCGGTCATCCCGACAATTGGTGCCTCTCCGAAACAGCGAATTACAATCTTGCAGAATTCAATTTCACCTTCAAACAAGACCAAGAGTTCGCCTCCTCCAGAGAGTCCCTGGGGCCAGAGCACACCTAATCGCTCCATGTCACCACTCACCCGAACGCTCACTTCTGACTCCTGTGGGTCAGTCAGCCCTGACCGAGCCTTGTCGCCCATTCAGATTGTGTCTGTGACCACTGGAACCCCTGACAGAGTCGAGCCGGTAGAGCTTGTTGGAGGTCACACTGTGTTCCGTGTGAGCCCTGAAAGACAGAACAGCTGGCAAATGCAGAGGTCCAACAGTTCAGGTCCAAACGTCATCACCACTGACGACAACAAAATCCACATACACTTAGGGAGTCCCTACATTCAAGCCGTGAATACCGGAGACAAAACCATCAGCCCCTATCATTCTCTCGGGCAGGAGCAAAGGACTCCAGTACTAACCAATGGCACTACTGCCAAAATCACAAGCAGTATCATGATCAAACCCACAGCCCCTCCAATGTCACGACCCGCACAAATTACAGTAAGTAATATCTGTGACTGACCCAGATTTGCCCATAATTAGTGATTGTAGAATAGAATACCCGCCCTCCCCAATCTCATCAACCCACGACCTTTGATCCTTTGCAACTCCACACCCTCAGATATCCGTTGTCCTCGACTGCAGTAGTGGCTAACCAAGTTGAATGTAGTTTTTTCTTTTGAttcgtttgtttttgtttgattaatAATGAATTGATTTAGAGCATGATATGTAAACAAGCACTTGTGCATTTTCACTACACTTTCAGTGCACTTACTGTTTTTGCTAACAATAGCAAATAATTCTGTACCATAAAAATGAATGTCACACTGATTGAtgtacaattacatttatttttggtttatatttcatttTCCACTCccattttatgatgaatttgtcttttttgttaattaaaatgagGCAATGTTATCAGAAGCGTTattgttttcttaaatattttagtGAGTTTACATATTGCATTCTTGTGAAATAAACATGCATGCTAGACACACACAAATGCTTGACATTCATGATGTATGGTGCATGATATACTTTGAGCCTCTCATAAGACATAGAAAGACTTCttcaagggacagttcacctacaaataaattctgtcattcagtcatcatttaattgcatctttttcctcACAATGaatgcagtgaatggtgactgaggctgcatTCCGCTGAACTGTTCCATAGGCAAAAGAAAGACGGATATGAGGGTagaaaacaatgacagaattttcatttttgtgtgaactattccattaggatgcttaaagaaaatgtttaGTTACTAATAAGACACAGAAAAAGATTATGTCTCTCCTCCAAACAAAAAGTAATTTCTTGCTCAATTTCTGCAATCttacaatacagtatataaagtaaaTGACCTGACCTAAATCAACTAATTTAGTGAACAGAACATGAGGTAATAAGAGACTGATATCTTTGGTCTGCATGGATAAATTCATTGACTGATGTCATAGTTACTGCTGCAGTCCAAAACACTGAGAGAATGGACAGTTTTGTGTAATGATATAATGGAAAATCAGTTCTGTGGCTGTCATCGTCTGCATGACGTTCACCATTGAAGAACAACGGTGAAGTTTAGAAAGTTACAGCATTAATGTGATTAATTTACATGCGCTGGTGAAAAAGATGAAAGCTTCTTTAATGCAGTGTAGTATTTTAAGTAAActcctgtcaaacacacacagtaaCGTTATTGCACGATATAGGACGTTTTCGGTAACGGAGGagctcacacacagacagaacacAAATGAGTGAGTAGTCAAGGACTCTATCAAGCGTTAAATTGATTCAGTCTGGAATTCGTATCGTCTGGTGTGTTTATCCTCTGCTTGTCTGGCTAAACTGAGTGTTTGGAGAACAGCTGTGATTGTGAATCAGACGTGATGCTCATCTGCCTGATAGTGAATCACTCTCACGTTCGgttcgggttgaagacctctattgcacatGTAGAATAACCCAATAGTGATTTTGGTGTGCTAATAGTGGTGCATCGAATGGTTAACCGAATGTTGAAtatctgtgcacatccctagttcacacaggcagaacttttttttttttttttttggtaggttATCATAGTCTGAACAGgagaaaaacacatgaaatccaaTTTTTACAAGCCCAGTCCAAACAGGGGCGgatttagacatttttttatggggtggcaagggggtggcatgcagactatgaggggtgacatcaccaaagcaagtgcccatgtgtagttcttatggattaaggtaccaatcttaattgcaacaagtactagttcactAACTGGAGTCACTATCGaattacaaatgtccatgaatttaCGATACAACTGCACTTCCACATAaacattttgctactgatttgccaacattaaaacaaaaaaataaaattacataacaataaaaaataacaaaatttctatctccagagtaccaagacattgtctattaaacaccaacaaattctaaatgttccttagcttcaGATAAAAGTTgcaatctggactaaacgtcACCACCTTGCAGgccaatttgttttattttgttaagtgtacccacgGATGGAGAGTGCGTGCATATTCAATGTTATTCTActaataaagtcctgtaggcTTGTCACCtgtgtaacagctggaataatccatttgaaagtgaagattaacacaaagtttgtcctaaataaaaataaatggttggaaaattgtactgtggggggcaGTGCCGCAAAACTCATGAAAATTAATTATGTCATGcacagtaaaataatttaaaatgttttgataaacagtcattcttaaagaaacagttcacccaaaaatgaaaaaactctcatcatttactcaccctcttgatattccaggtgtgtatgactttcattcttcagcagaacactattgaagaaaaatagtaaaatatctcagctcagtaggtccttaaaatgcaagtgaatggagatttctcttttgaagctccaaaaatcacagacagtcatcataaacatcatccatacaactccagcagttaaattaatgtcttctaaagcgacacaatcacctttggtgtgaaaaaaagatcaatatttaagtactttttaactctaaatcatgcttagTGTTGCATTTGCCACCTGATGCCACCCCGATAGATCCGCCCCTGAATCCAAACGACATTTGTAGGTGGTTTGAAATTCGAATCGATTTTTGTTCATGCGTATCATTCAACACAGTCTTATGAGAATTCGAAAGAATTATAGGAGACTTGTACACCAAGCAATCACATACGCTTCCCCTGTCTTCTTCTGtcatacacaaaatgtatttatcaaTCATGGTCACAGGCTCAaagttatggttagggttaggtatggtgtttgggttaggggttaaaattgctaaataaatcACAAACGCACATTCTGAAAGTTTAGCTTTCTTCCGTTCAACACAACAGGGCATTTTTCATTACTCTCATGATCAGGTTTAGGGTCTGAGTAAGGTGTTACACTTCATTGTTAGGTGTGCCTTTGCCTTGGCACACATTTAGTCTAGCAACGAAGAAACAAAACATTGGGGACTACAGGGAATAGGGCTTAGAGGACACCCATCTCTAAGTGACAGCAGCAACAAACTTTGCATATCACACCTCTCCCCTTTTTACACTGTTGTCTGTGACGAATGTGTTCATTTTACATTCTGCCCTCATGAAAGTCAGAATCAATGGAAAACATCCACTGCTAAAGTCTTATGCATGGGTATCCTACACAAATTTGCATTgttactatgacaactaatgtggacgtgCAATTAAAAGCAAGTGCAGTCTGAACAGAAAAGAAGGTGATCGGGCCAAATATAACTTGTAGCTGGAAATGTCACtctaaaatgtttgcatttttccTGCATTGTGAACAAAGACAcagtatgtgcatgtgttttCTCCTCCATCCTAAATGTTGTACTAAAACTGATTATGTTGCTTTCATAACTAAACACAGTTATATGGTcacttgcatttatttatttgtatttaccaCTGTTTAGCAGAAAAGACCTGAGACATCTACAAATCAGATAATCATCATTACTAATGCAAATCATCTTGGTGGCCATAAAACCAGCAAACCCGTTTATTctgaaaaaacatcttaaactagACATAGATGGTTAGCTGTTCTTAGCTGATGTATTattcaggctggtctggtttgctggtttttggCAGGTTTGGGCAGTTGTCAGCTGGTCATGCTGGGAGCTCAGATCTTAGACAGGCTGGGAAACCGGCTTAAACCGGTTAAGACCAGCAACACATCTTAGGCTTGAATGATGTTAAGTTATTCAATTCAGCAGGGTAATGGTTATTATGATCATGAGAAACTCATCTAGCAGCACTGTGAAATGTAGAACAATAAAAGTTCCTTCAACAAAACATGATCCAAATCCCAAACAGACCAAGAGTTTGGTTTCCATGGTGACAGCAGCTGGCATACAGGAAGTGTTTGTGACTCCAGAGGGAGGACACGTTTAATTAATGCTCATTGTGTGTTCATGCCCTCTGACTCCTCCGGGACGATTCCTGATCCACATGTCAACATTCCTCATGTCTGGAATGAATCTGCTCACACACTTCACAGATCAGTTTCAGATAGAGCATTTATAAAGCTCATGATGTCAGAGATGCTACAGAAATTTAAAACAGCACAAAATTTATTATGAACATATTCtattaaaaattgcatttcatgCAATGatgatatatacatatttttaatggATATTTTATAGGAGAATTCAGTTTTTACATGAACCTATATCcaatcatataaatatttcttttaaaatttaaatattttatattttaaatactatttgcaatataaaaaaatgcattaacacCAAAGCTTTGCCTTGACaaaattttgaaattaaaaaataaatagattaaatattagattaaaTATTAAACGGAGTGACTAGTTGCACTAGATTTAAATAGCACTTGTCACACAGCGTGGCTATTTACACTCCAATAATCTGGTGGAAACAGAGAAATtgaccctaaccataaccctaacccaaactgcAATTTTTTGTGTTGCTGTAATGGTAAGGCCATGCAGAAGGACCCGGGTTCAATTcctccttttgtcccacttttctgcatattgtttcctgtctccagtcttaatatttccttttataCTACTTaagataaaaaatgaaaataaatatgaaggTTAATTGTCTCGGAGTGATTTGGTCAAGATGACAGTCAGAGAGTTGAGAGAAAGACTTGAtcagttaaagagatagttcccccaaaagtgaaaaattctctcatcatttactcaccctcatgccataccagatgtgtatgactttctttcttctgttgaacacaaatgaagatttttagaagaatatttcagctctgtattacggcttatccgcttgtattgcgtgccactacctgggatgaaaccggttctacccagaggttgtagaaccttgcaaatgtgttgggtgtttcccagcctgctgctctgcaaatgtctgttagagaagcacccctggccagggcccaggaagccgctacactcctggtagtatgggctcgtagccctaccaggggcggcatgtcctgggcatgatatgccatagttatggcatcaatgagccagtgggcaatcctctgcttggagacagcacttcctttccgctgtgcaccaaagcagacaaagagctgctcagagatcctaaagctctgcgtgcgatccaaatagatgtgtaaagagtgcactggacacagcatcgacagggctgggtctgcctcctcctggggcagcgcttgcaggttcaccacctggtccctaaaaggggtcgtgggaaccttgggcacatagcccggtcggggtctcaggatcacgtgagagtagcccggaccgaactccagacacgttttgctgacagagaacgcttgcaggtctcctaccctcttgatggaagtgagcgcagtcaggagggcagtcttcaaggagagtgccttaagctcggctgactgcaaaggctcaaagggggctctctgtagaccctgaagaactacagagaggtcccatgagggaacgaggcgcggtctggagggattcagcctcctggcgcctctcaggaacctgatgatcaggtcgtgcttccctaaggacttaccgtcaactgcatcatggtgtgctgctatggcggcaacgtacaccttcaaggtggaaggggacagcttcccttccaacctctcctgcaggaaggaaagcactgatccgactgcgcatcccatcgggaagaacaccacttagcaaacagacgccacttaaaggcatacaggcgccccgtagagggggccctagcctgagtgatcgtgtctaccaccgcagtgtctaccaccgctggtccaggggccagacatggagattccagaggtctggttgtgggtgccagatggtgccccgtccctgagaaagaaggtccttcctcaggggaattcaccgggggggggctgtcgcaaggagcgtgaggtccgagaaccacatctgggtgggccagtagggtgctaccaggatgacctgctcatcgtcctccctgacattgcacagggtctgtgcaagtaggctcactgagggaaacgcatatttgcgcaggccagggggccagctgtgtgccagcgtgtctatgccgaggggagcctcggtgagggcgtaccagagcgggcagcaggaggcaaacaggtccgcttgtgcccatccgaattgactccaaatcagctggaccacctgagggtggagtctccactctcccctgagggtaacctgccgtgacagcgcgtctgctgtagtgttgaggttgcccgtcatgtgagtggctcgcagcaacttgaagtgctgctgactccagaggaggagacggcaggagagttgtgacatacaacgagagcacagaccgccttggcagttgacatatgttaccattgccatgttgtctgtctgaactaacacgtgcttgccctggatcaacggccgaaacctccgcagggcgagcagaattgccaacaactcgaggcagttgatgtgccaatgcagtcgcgggcccgtccacaggctggcggctgtgtgcccgttgcaaacagcaccccagcccgttttggaggcgtccgtcgtgaccacaaTGTGCCtgaagaccagttctaggggaacacctgcccatagaaacaagaggtcgtccaagggctgaaatgacggtgacagactggtgcagttctttcaacgccttggcttggtggacctgcaggagagccatggcgtgcagggcacaggcggcttgtccagcagtgttgtaggctttagccgtcagggacaacgtgaacctacagggcttggacgggagcttagggcgtccgtaccaggtggcggtgctctgtgggcattggtgcaccacgagcaccttatccactgggggaatcgccgtatagcccctggccgcctcGCCATCAagtgtagtgagagcgggggaactgcggaatcggggccgggcagtgaaaggtgcctcccatgatttcgtcagctcctcgtgcacttccgggaagaaaggcactggagcagggcgtggctgctttgagcggcgttgcgagcccaggaaccaatcatcaagccgcgagggttcaggggagagcggagggttccactctaacccgacactcgcggacgcccgggaaagcatatccatcatttcggcatcagcctgtgactgagcAATTTTCCCTGAGGGGGGgatcccagctgaggcttctgcaatcgactggacaagcccgctctccgatgctgcgctcgagagctcatcatcgtcgtgagacgagccggcggggcctgtgggactctaaataaacacaataaacacactgcaattGAATTAGGAGTGTAAATAGGCCCTGTCAATATTAAATACATATATtcaaaaatattcattaaaatgcattaacacTAAAACTTTGCCATGATAAAATATTTATTGGTTTTCACTTTCAGAATTTATCAAAGTTTTTatataaatcacatttatttggaaaatctaatttcaatttaaacatGATAATTGATCTTTGAGGAAGTGACATCATGAGAGTCAACTATTTTCAGAGTGTCAACTATTCTTATTTAACATTCATAATTGTTCTGTATTTTTCTGTATGCTTGCCAAGTTTTTTGAAACATAACATCCACCCGTTCAAATAAAACAGACAGAAATACCTTtatgtttatgtcatgttttcTACTGTTTTACAAGTTCAGGTCAGGAAGAAGATTGTTGACTAATGAAAGGAGGCCAGAAACAAATGTACTTTGGTTctgaaaataaaagaataaataaataaataaatcacaattcCAAAATGGAAAAGAGTGTTTCATAGAAAAGTCATGCAGCAGAACTGCAGCCAGTGGGTTCATTCGGTCTGATTGGGTCTAATGTTGGAGAACTGAATCACTGGATTCTCCTCAGTAGAAATAGATTTGCAGATGTGCAGCAGTAACTGTGACACGCTGACATGCTTTGTAAACTCTTCTGTGATGACATCACTGTCTGGCAGAGTCCTGTGAGCGTTTATGCCGATTGTGCAGTAATCAGATCCGTCACACAAACCTCAGGAGACGTTCACActttactgcagaaacactggctGTGTGCGCTCCACTTTCAGTCAGTGACTTACAAATGGACAAAGGCCATGATCTATTCACCATACTGAACAACACAAAGGAACACATTTGGCTGTTTCAGACACACAGTTCTGTGTTCTGTCATATTGGCCATGTTCAGAATTGCACACTGACATACTACGTACTGTTTCTGTACGCATGGAATATCcagaattatttaatatatttatcaaaatgtgcagtttacaacagagcacactgcgTGAGATTAAACGGttatcaaacacaatttttctgtttatttattgacCCATCACTAAATCGGATTGCCAATGATTAAGACATTTTTAGGcgaaattgaattaaaaataatatatatatatatatatatatatatatatatatatatatatattcttcagaTGATTAGATCCATTCACAAGCAATCTGACAAGGGCATGTGAGGTGTGTGATGCAGCATAAATAGCATCCTGTTATACTGAAATGCCCACTGTATGCCTgcagtatttattttaaaaacatacagtatatatacagtatgtactgaacACTGAGCACTGAGCTAGTGTTCTACATTGAGTCTGAGAGCACCTTCCTGTGTTCATTTCAACACCACACACCTCTCCTCATCTTGCATTTATGGAAATTGTAGAGACGTTTGGAATATGATGAATAATCCTGCATGCAAATGAATATGCATTGCTCAAAAGTATATTAGAAACAACTCAATATTCTCCTGTGTCAGCAGAGCTCGGCTCGTAATGTTTGCTCTTTATAGAAACTGATCAAGTCTCTATTTGACCCATCACAGACTCCTCTGGAATCATTCCGACGCTCTGGACCCACCAGAATTCCCAAACCCAAATCAAAAGGATCAAACAGTGCCGTCCAAACCCCCCTGAAATCTGGGAAATGTTTGTCCAACAATCTGAACATGATGAACCGACCATCTCAATCATAAATCATGTGTTTGTTGGTTGTTTATTTGTGGTGCTGTAATGAGATTTCTTATCCAGTACAAACACACTGTGATAAAACTCTATAAATCAcgactttttatttttatggtgctgTTTTCTTTTCTAGACAAAACTGAATTATTGCACATAGTTGTCTTATTACATTGATAATAATATGTTGTCTTGATTCCCTATAACACATCAATGTGATTGATAACTGATATTAGAGCAATGATGCACTGATTCATGTCGTCTATTGAAATATTTGCTTTTTGATGTATGAGATCTGGATGCTAATAAAAGACTGTTTTTATATATTGCATATCAGATTGAAAACATTTGATATTTGGGTTCATTGGCATATGAGCATGATTACATTGGTATTATTACATGATATCAACAAT
This DNA window, taken from Myxocyprinus asiaticus isolate MX2 ecotype Aquarium Trade chromosome 37, UBuf_Myxa_2, whole genome shotgun sequence, encodes the following:
- the LOC127427809 gene encoding filamin A-interacting protein 1-like isoform X1; amino-acid sequence: MRSRSNSQDGGKAKAGRSRQQACEREEACRRTRRAHEDTGSVQRNHTSGTHQTQRDRTATSTVKSRDLSRDDLLFLLSMLEGELQARDEVITVLRADKIDLALLEAKYGFVTPHKVLKSLQRDAIQRKNSSWQDDIYEKPMTELDRLVEQQRETYRRMLEQLMMVEQSHRQTLNRLEDEKRNHSDFMRKSDEFTSLLEQERERLKLLIDHGKAYQERKEEENCQTVTNLKDELTKLKSFTLLVVDEQQHLTEQLNQQTTRVQELQNTVTQTQEELSSAHTHLQEEKSKVLRLEEELRNQTYHFHQEQEAMMAKLTNEDAQNRQLRQKLSALSRQLDELEETNKTLHRAEEELQELRDKMSQGECGNSSLVLEVEELRKRVLEMEGKDEELIKMEDICRELNRKLDKESSQSCSLKAEVDKLNHRILELEKLEDAFRKSRQECSSLKSNLEKERTMTKHMSGELDVLRVRIKELEAAEVNLEKTELMLKEDLKKLKTLTVMLVDERKAMAEKLKLMEDKVQNSTGKLQAEQDMVNTVTEKLIEESKKALRSNAELEEKMCMATRERDELKAKLKTEEEKNSDLQSKVGMMKKRLQSLEAVEREFLRNKSKEEHIKSPVPYRYQQEDNRVKDLAQEVERLRRKLKEKKMVEGGLLKTEDEFESLEKRYSNEQERAKTLMEELEMSRKELSKYQLAEKEESNQEHILYKRLKEEEAKSSHLTREVEALKEKILDYMGTEESICHLKTDHSSLQRKLIQQEVRNKELAREMETLTQELERYRRFSKSLRPGMNGRRFSDLQIATKEVQTDPTDNLSPNYKSLPPLERALVNGKLYVESNPEDKDNYNEIKCSPSLINNVNNLNNNMRRVRGPFLKARDTNHPMNGKIQARQNGSHDQQGDVVLTHSPGQPLHIKVTPDHSHNTATLEITSPTTENAQSYTSTAVIPTIGASPKQRITILQNSISPSNKTKSSPPPESPWGQSTPNRSMSPLTRTLTSDSCGSVSPDRALSPIQIVSVTTGTPDRVEPVELVGGHTVFRVSPERQNSWQMQRSNSSGPNVITTDDNKIHIHLGSPYIQAVNTGDKTISPYHSLGQEQRTPVLTNGTTAKITSSIMIKPTAPPMSRPAQITVSNICD
- the LOC127427809 gene encoding filamin A-interacting protein 1-like isoform X2, which encodes MRSRSNSQDGGKAKAGRSRQQACEREEACRRTRRAHEDTGSVQRNHTSGTHQTQRDRTATSTVKSRDLSRDDLLFLLSMLEGELQARDEVITVLRADKIDLALLEAKYGFVTPHKVLKSLQRDAIQRKNSSWQDDIYEKPMTELDRLVEQQRETYRRMLEQLMMVEQSHRQTLNRLEDEKRNHSDFMRKSDEFTSLLEQERERLKLLIDHGKAYQERKEEENCQTVTNLKDELTKLKSFTLLVVDEQQHLTEQLNQQTTRVQELQNTVTQTQEELSSAHTHLQEEKSKVLRLEEELRNQTYHFHQEQEAMMAKLTNEDAQNRQLRQKLSALSRQLDELEETNKTLHRAEEELQELRDKMSQGECGNSSLVLEVEELRKRVLEMEGKDEELIKMEDICRELNRKLDKESSQSCSLKAEVDKLNHRILELEKLEDAFRKSRQECSSLKSNLEKERTMTKHMSGELDVLRVRIKELEAAEVNLEKTELMLKEDLKKLKTLTVMLVDERKAMAEKLKLMEDKVQNSTGKLQAEQDMVNTVTEKLIEESKKALRSNAELEEKMCMATRERDELKAKLKTEEEKNSDLQSKVGMMKKRLQSLEAVEREFLRNKSKEEHIKSPVPYRYQQEDNRVKDLAQEVERLRRKLKEKKMVEGGLLKTEDEFESLEKRYSNEQERAKTLMEELEMSRKELSKYQLAEKEESNQEHILYKRLKEEEAKSSHLTREVEALKEKILDYMGTEESICHLKTDHSSLQRKLIQQEVRNKELAREMETLTQELERYRRFSKSLRPGMNGRRFSDLQIATKEVQTDPTDNLSPNYKSLPPLERALVNGKLYVESNPEDKDNYNEIKCSPSLINNVNNLNNNMRRVRGPFLKARDTNHPMNGKIQARQNGSHDQQGDVVLTHSPGQPLHIKVTPDHSHNTATLEITSPTTENAQSYTSTAVIPTIGASPKQRITILQNSISPSNKTKSSPPPESPWGQSTPNRSMSPLTRTLTSDSCGSVSPDRALSPIQIVSVTTGTPDRVEPVELVGGHTVFRVSPERQNSWQMQRSNSSGPNVITTDDNKIHIHLGSPYIQAVNTGDKTISPYHSLGQEQRTPVLTNGTTAKITSSIMIKPTAPPMSRPAQITTPLESFRRSGPTRIPKPKSKGSNSAVQTPLKSGKCLSNNLNMMNRPSQS